Proteins encoded together in one Benincasa hispida cultivar B227 chromosome 1, ASM972705v1, whole genome shotgun sequence window:
- the LOC120077819 gene encoding uncharacterized protein LOC120077819: MQDFKRGLLPFRHRVTLSKDICPKTKEHKLQCTVFMLTGNATIWWHSAEKMIDIEGDLATWEQFKECFYEKYFSANTRYNKQAEFLNLKQDAMSVEYEQEFDKLSHFAPELVATEASRIERFIQGMRSGLRDMVHTLDLKTYVAALRAAVKIDADSQVGEDYRRSLGIGVSTGQKRKADQKTSESQQKKPVSIKEENLICNSCGKRHWGRCLAGAGVCYRCGQKEHMTYECPSRSTTDGRDQPSS; this comes from the coding sequence atgcaggacttcaAGAGaggcctactgccgttcagacatagagtcactttgtctaaggacatctGTCCTAAGACNAAAGAGCACAAACTGCAATGCACAGTCTTCATGCTGACTGGTAACGCGACAATCTGGTGGCATTCGGCAGAAAAGATGATCGATATTGAAGGTGACCTTGCAACCTGGGAACAGTTCAAGGAATGTTTTTATGAGAAGTACTTTTCGGCCAACACCCGATACAATAAGCAGGCAGAATTCTTGAACCTGAAGCAGGACGCTATGTCGGTGGAGTATGAACAGGAATTTGATAAGTTGTCCCACTTTGCTCCTGAACTAGTAGCCACCGAGGCATCGAGGATCGAGAGATTTATTCAGGGTATGAGGAGCGGACTGCGAGACATGGTACATACCTTAGACCTTAAGACATATGTTGCGGCACTGCGGGCCGCCGTGAAGATTGATGCTGACTCTCAGGTGGGAGAGGATTACAGAAGGTCGCTCGGGATTGGGGTCTCCACAGGTCAGAAAAGGAAAGCAGACCAGAAGACTTCTGAGTCTCAGCAAAAGAAACCTGTatctattaaagaagaaaatctGATCTGTAACTCATGCGGAAAGCGTCACTGGGGTCGTTGCTTGGCTGGAGCAGGGGTATGTTATCGTTGTGGACAGAAAGAGCATATGACATATGAGTGCCCTAGTAGGAGCACTACAGATGGTAGGGACCAACCTTCGAGTTAA